A stretch of Dyella sp. BiH032 DNA encodes these proteins:
- a CDS encoding GNAT family N-acetyltransferase, translated as MSDPTFLIRLAEDDDDFILGLVPRFVDFHLPAWRKRHECIDGIRKDLSRHLDEQPANSFLFVAEDDDGEPVGFIHLQKTQDYFTGRINCHISDVAVAQSHEGKGVGRALLDHAETWAREHRCHLITLAVFPGNERARKIYEEAGFGADLLRLAKPVR; from the coding sequence ATGAGCGACCCGACGTTCCTGATCCGCCTCGCCGAGGACGACGACGATTTCATCCTCGGCCTGGTTCCCCGCTTCGTCGACTTCCACTTGCCTGCCTGGCGCAAGCGCCACGAGTGCATCGACGGCATCCGCAAGGACCTCTCCCGCCACTTGGACGAGCAGCCCGCGAACAGCTTTCTGTTCGTCGCGGAGGACGACGACGGCGAACCGGTGGGCTTCATCCACCTGCAGAAGACGCAGGACTACTTCACCGGCCGCATCAACTGCCACATCTCCGACGTCGCCGTCGCGCAATCGCACGAAGGCAAGGGCGTCGGCCGCGCACTGCTGGACCACGCCGAAACCTGGGCACGCGAACACCGCTGCCACTTGATCACGCTGGCGGTGTTTCCCGGTAATGAGCGGGCGCGGAAGATTTACGAAGAGGCCGGATTCGGCGCGGATTTGTTGAGACTAGCCAAGCCGGTGCGCTGA
- a CDS encoding MoxR family ATPase, with product MTTDSTSPAFAPEPIAPVPPFDVLVARIASLREQVSRAFIGQERVFDEVLLALLAGGHVLIEGVPGLGKTLLVRALAAAVSCSFGRVQFTPDLMPTDVTGHAIYDPKAERFQIRRGPVFANLLLADEINRAPAKTQAALLESMQEGQVTIEGRRFPLPAPFMVVATQNPIEQEGTYPLPEAQLDRFLIKVLIDYPSLEDEKRMVDEVLSGRVAADLDVSRVNPVLSQPELLALQQGVAALRVDAAVIDYAVRIARGTREWPGVLGGAGPRGALALVRLARAQAVLDGRDFVTPDDVRAVALPALRHRLLLAPEALIERQRPDDVLKALLHKVAAPRQ from the coding sequence ATGACGACCGATTCCACTTCTCCCGCGTTCGCGCCGGAACCCATCGCGCCGGTACCGCCGTTCGACGTACTGGTGGCACGCATCGCCTCGCTGCGCGAGCAGGTCTCGCGCGCCTTCATCGGGCAGGAGCGCGTGTTCGACGAAGTGTTGCTGGCCCTGCTGGCCGGCGGCCACGTGCTGATCGAAGGCGTGCCGGGCCTGGGCAAGACCCTGCTGGTGCGCGCGCTGGCCGCGGCGGTGAGCTGCAGCTTCGGCCGCGTGCAGTTCACGCCCGACCTGATGCCCACCGACGTCACCGGCCATGCGATCTACGACCCGAAGGCGGAGCGCTTCCAGATCCGTCGCGGACCGGTCTTTGCCAACTTGCTGTTGGCGGATGAGATCAACCGCGCGCCGGCCAAGACGCAGGCCGCGCTGCTCGAATCCATGCAGGAAGGGCAGGTGACCATCGAGGGCCGGCGCTTCCCGCTGCCGGCGCCGTTCATGGTGGTGGCCACGCAGAACCCGATCGAGCAGGAAGGCACGTATCCGCTGCCGGAGGCGCAGCTGGACCGCTTCCTCATCAAGGTGCTGATCGACTATCCGTCGCTGGAGGACGAGAAGCGCATGGTCGACGAGGTGCTCAGCGGCCGCGTCGCGGCGGACCTGGACGTCTCCCGCGTGAACCCGGTGCTGAGCCAGCCGGAGCTGCTCGCGTTGCAGCAGGGCGTGGCCGCGCTGCGCGTCGACGCGGCGGTGATCGACTATGCCGTGCGCATCGCCCGCGGCACGCGCGAATGGCCGGGCGTGCTCGGCGGCGCAGGTCCGCGCGGCGCGCTGGCGCTGGTGCGCCTGGCGCGTGCGCAGGCGGTGCTGGACGGCCGCGACTTCGTCACGCCGGACGACGTACGCGCAGTCGCGCTGCCCGCGCTGCGCCATCGCCTGCTGTTGGCGCCGGAGGCGCTGATCGAACGCCAGCGGCCGGACGACGTGCTGAAGGCGCTGTTGCACAAGGTCGCCGCGCCCCGCCAATGA
- a CDS encoding stage II sporulation protein M — protein MKQERFAALHSDGWDELQRWLDLVDAKQRQTLRDPRANGFPAEYRRLCHHLALARARGYSREVTDRLQRMVQQGHRLLYRPPAPRWHRALMFLVAGFPRLVRAEWRCMAAAAALFLVPALGCLIALQFHPEWAHSLFGSAQLAEFEKMYDPSNAKIGRSSGTDLAMFGVYVMNNVSIAFRTFASGLVFGVGAVYVLGANGVIIGGVAGHLTQMGYGGPFWRFVVAHAAFELTALVIAGGAGLKLGLTLLAPGRRRRGPAMVAAGWVGAQLALGAFAMLVIAAAIEAFWSSVAGFPDSLKFGSAALLWLLVLWWLARGGMGMEAADGA, from the coding sequence ATGAAACAGGAACGCTTCGCCGCGCTGCACAGCGACGGATGGGACGAACTGCAGCGCTGGCTCGACCTGGTCGACGCGAAGCAGCGGCAGACCCTGCGTGATCCGCGCGCCAACGGTTTTCCGGCGGAATACCGCCGGCTCTGTCATCACCTTGCGTTGGCGCGTGCGCGTGGTTACAGCCGCGAGGTGACCGACCGCCTGCAGCGCATGGTGCAGCAGGGGCACCGGCTGCTGTACCGGCCGCCTGCGCCGCGCTGGCATCGCGCGCTGATGTTCCTGGTCGCCGGTTTTCCGCGCCTGGTGCGCGCCGAATGGCGTTGCATGGCCGCGGCGGCGGCGCTGTTCCTGGTGCCCGCGCTCGGCTGCCTGATCGCCTTGCAGTTCCACCCCGAATGGGCGCACTCGCTCTTTGGCAGCGCGCAGCTGGCCGAATTCGAGAAGATGTACGACCCATCGAACGCGAAGATCGGCCGCAGCAGCGGCACCGACCTGGCGATGTTCGGTGTCTACGTGATGAACAACGTCAGCATCGCGTTCCGCACGTTTGCTTCAGGCCTGGTGTTCGGCGTCGGCGCGGTCTATGTGCTCGGCGCCAACGGCGTGATCATCGGCGGCGTGGCCGGTCATCTCACGCAGATGGGCTATGGCGGCCCGTTCTGGCGCTTCGTCGTGGCGCACGCTGCCTTCGAGCTGACCGCGCTGGTCATCGCCGGCGGCGCGGGACTCAAGCTGGGCCTCACCCTGTTGGCACCGGGCCGCCGCCGGCGCGGCCCGGCGATGGTCGCTGCCGGCTGGGTCGGCGCGCAGCTGGCGCTGGGCGCCTTCGCCATGCTGGTGATCGCGGCCGCGATCGAAGCATTCTGGTCGTCGGTCGCGGGATTTCCGGACTCGTTGAAGTTCGGCAGCGCCGCGCTGCTCTGGCTGCTGGTGCTGTGGTGGCTGGCACGCGGTGGCATGGGCATGGAGGCCGCGGATGGAGCTTGA
- a CDS encoding SET domain-containing protein-lysine N-methyltransferase, translating into MSRRFVARRSPIHGNGVFATAPIKKGEEIIEYKGTLMTHGEADVLYGDGGETGHTFLFTLNDDYLIDANRKGNTARWINHSCDPNCQALVLEDEDGDPRKDRVIIEAIRNIKPGEELTYDYGITLDVPHTARLKKVWKCLCGSPKCIGTLLKPKRGR; encoded by the coding sequence ATGTCACGTCGTTTCGTCGCCCGCCGCTCCCCCATCCACGGCAACGGTGTCTTCGCTACCGCGCCGATCAAGAAGGGCGAGGAGATCATCGAGTACAAGGGCACGCTGATGACCCACGGCGAGGCGGACGTGCTGTACGGCGATGGCGGCGAGACCGGGCACACCTTCCTGTTCACGCTCAACGACGATTACCTGATCGACGCCAACCGCAAGGGCAATACCGCGCGCTGGATCAACCACAGCTGCGATCCCAACTGCCAGGCCCTGGTGCTGGAAGACGAAGACGGCGACCCGCGCAAGGACAGGGTGATCATCGAGGCCATCCGCAACATCAAGCCCGGCGAAGAACTCACCTACGACTACGGCATCACCCTCGACGTCCCGCACACCGCCCGCCTGAAGAAAGTGTGGAAGTGCCTCTGCGGCTCGCCGAAGTGCATCGGCACGCTGCTGAAGCCGAAGCGGGGGCGTTGA
- a CDS encoding RDD family protein: protein MLDTLRQIETPEGVFLRLRAAGALPRAQAWTIDFVLRMMVFWIAMIPLSLLGTAGMGVGTLLLFALMWIYAVVCEVWFGGQTLGKRALGLRVVSADGAPVTLVPSVVRNLLRVVDILPGVYAVGLASTLIDPYGRRLGDVIAGTMVIHGGELPAGSQVPAVPAIAPPPGLAAEEQAVIVEFAERCAQLTPQRQQELADLLQPVTGCTGDAGVQRLLGYANWLLGRT, encoded by the coding sequence ATGCTGGATACGCTCCGGCAGATCGAAACGCCGGAAGGCGTGTTCCTTCGCCTGCGCGCGGCGGGCGCCCTGCCGCGCGCGCAGGCGTGGACGATCGATTTCGTGCTGCGCATGATGGTGTTCTGGATCGCGATGATTCCGTTGTCGCTGCTCGGGACAGCGGGCATGGGCGTGGGCACGCTGCTACTGTTCGCGCTGATGTGGATCTACGCGGTGGTGTGCGAGGTGTGGTTCGGCGGCCAGACCCTGGGCAAGCGCGCCCTTGGCCTGCGCGTGGTCAGCGCCGACGGCGCGCCGGTCACGCTGGTGCCGTCGGTGGTGCGCAACCTGCTGCGCGTGGTGGACATCCTGCCGGGCGTCTATGCGGTGGGCCTGGCCAGCACATTGATCGACCCGTATGGGCGGCGCCTGGGCGACGTGATCGCCGGCACCATGGTGATCCACGGCGGCGAACTGCCCGCAGGCAGCCAGGTGCCGGCGGTGCCCGCGATCGCGCCTCCTCCCGGCCTCGCCGCGGAAGAACAAGCCGTGATCGTGGAATTCGCCGAACGCTGCGCGCAGCTGACGCCGCAGCGCCAACAGGAACTGGCCGACCTGCTGCAGCCGGTCACCGGATGCACCGGCGACGCCGGCGTGCAGCGACTTCTCGGCTACGCCAACTGGCTGCTGGGACGCACATGA
- a CDS encoding acyl-CoA dehydrogenase C-terminal domain-containing protein produces MTIYKAPLDDLRFALYDVLDAEKVLTSLQGGEGHTRDVLDAMLDEAGRLSEALLAPFNASGDEEGCRYDKATQTVTTPKGFKEAFKAFAEGGWTGLTQAEHFGGLGLPNLLGTATTEIFQAGNLSWSLYPLLSEGACHAMELHGTKEQQDTYLKPIVEGRWTGTMCLTEPQAGSDLGLLKTRAEPGDHGSYKITGTKIFISAGEHDLAENIIHLVLARLPDAPAGSRGISMFIVPKFKVNADGSLSARNTVAASNIEHKMGLRGSATCVMNFDGAEGYLIGQPHKGLAAMFTMMNAARLGVGVQGLALSERALQNSANYARERLQGRALSGPKFPDKPADNLLVQPDVRRMLLTQRAIVEGSRALLLYTSLQTDVEARGADEASRKNASDLVAFLIPIAKGLVTELAQEATKEALQVYGGHGYIVESGVEQFVRDARIITLYEGTTGIQAADLLGRKILQLQGAGFKLFLQEIQAFCQKHAQDAALASLIAPLAKVTKEWADMTLALAQRVQGNPEELGGAANDYLYYSGYATLAYLWARSVAAANASSQSEAFKQAKRDTAAFYFARMLPRCLTHKAAIEAGVGTLPAIA; encoded by the coding sequence ATGACCATCTACAAGGCTCCCCTCGACGATCTGCGCTTCGCCCTCTACGACGTGCTGGACGCGGAAAAGGTCCTCACCTCGCTGCAGGGTGGCGAGGGCCATACGCGCGACGTGCTGGACGCCATGCTGGATGAAGCCGGCCGCCTCAGCGAAGCGCTGCTCGCCCCGTTCAATGCCAGCGGGGACGAGGAAGGCTGCCGCTACGACAAGGCGACCCAGACCGTGACCACGCCGAAGGGCTTCAAGGAGGCCTTCAAAGCCTTCGCCGAAGGCGGCTGGACCGGCCTGACCCAGGCAGAGCATTTCGGCGGCCTCGGCCTGCCTAACCTGCTCGGCACCGCCACCACCGAGATCTTCCAGGCCGGCAACCTGTCGTGGAGCCTGTACCCGCTGCTATCCGAGGGCGCCTGCCACGCGATGGAGCTGCACGGCACCAAAGAACAGCAGGACACCTACCTCAAGCCGATCGTGGAAGGCCGCTGGACCGGCACCATGTGCCTGACCGAGCCGCAGGCCGGCTCGGACCTGGGCCTGCTGAAGACCCGCGCCGAACCGGGTGACCACGGCAGTTACAAGATCACCGGCACCAAGATTTTCATCAGCGCCGGCGAGCACGACCTGGCGGAGAACATCATCCACCTCGTGCTGGCCCGCTTGCCCGACGCGCCGGCCGGCAGCCGCGGCATCTCGATGTTCATCGTGCCCAAGTTCAAGGTGAACGCCGACGGCTCGCTGAGCGCGCGCAACACCGTCGCGGCCAGCAACATCGAGCACAAGATGGGCCTGCGCGGCTCGGCCACCTGCGTGATGAACTTCGACGGCGCCGAGGGTTATCTCATCGGCCAGCCGCACAAGGGCCTGGCCGCGATGTTCACCATGATGAATGCCGCGCGCCTGGGCGTGGGCGTGCAGGGTCTGGCGCTCTCCGAGCGCGCGCTGCAGAACAGTGCCAACTACGCCCGCGAGCGGCTGCAGGGCCGCGCACTGTCGGGTCCGAAGTTCCCTGACAAGCCCGCCGACAACCTGCTAGTGCAGCCGGACGTGCGCCGCATGCTGCTGACCCAGCGCGCCATCGTGGAAGGCTCGCGCGCGCTGCTGCTGTACACCTCGCTGCAGACCGACGTGGAAGCGCGCGGCGCCGACGAAGCCTCCCGCAAGAACGCCAGCGACCTGGTCGCCTTCCTGATTCCCATCGCCAAGGGCCTGGTCACCGAACTGGCGCAGGAAGCCACCAAGGAGGCCCTGCAGGTGTACGGCGGCCACGGCTACATCGTGGAGAGCGGCGTGGAGCAGTTCGTGCGCGACGCCCGCATCATCACCCTGTATGAAGGCACCACCGGCATCCAGGCGGCGGACCTGCTGGGCCGCAAGATCCTCCAGCTGCAGGGCGCGGGCTTCAAGCTGTTCCTGCAGGAGATCCAGGCCTTCTGCCAGAAGCACGCGCAGGATGCCGCGCTGGCCTCGCTGATCGCCCCGCTGGCCAAGGTCACCAAGGAGTGGGCCGACATGACCCTGGCCCTGGCCCAGCGCGTGCAGGGCAACCCGGAGGAGCTGGGCGGCGCCGCCAACGACTATCTGTACTACTCCGGCTACGCCACCCTGGCCTACCTGTGGGCGCGCAGCGTGGCCGCGGCCAACGCCAGCAGCCAGTCCGAAGCATTCAAGCAGGCCAAGCGCGACACCGCCGCGTTCTACTTCGCCCGCATGCTGCCGCGCTGTCTGACGCACAAGGCGGCGATCGAAGCGGGCGTGGGAACGCTGCCGGCGATCGCCTGA
- a CDS encoding DUF4129 domain-containing protein codes for MELERITVALRPRTAREAVDLGAAMLRAHARAVWSAWFACSLPVVAVCIAAGWLLQWPWLATLLIWWLLPLFDRVPLYVLSRAVFERAPRWRETLRGQRQWPWGGTIAAVTWRRIDSHRTLRFPMELLEGLPSRQRRERWRVLRRPIGTDASALAFGCLELSVVLFVGMFLCVALFIPPELMPDWLRGSIGGVARRTPEVTGALIAATAYVAWSAIEPLHVAAGFALYLNRRTQLEAWDVDLAFRRLRDHWLAAGRGAALLLALACLWPHGAWAQKAEEPPVQIEHVFDQPVSAQDQRFAEASAEAFRDPRFGGERKEHRWVPREWSVKPKPVKIERMPFEGFGNAVAIGVKGLVALVLIALVVAVAIFLLRRARLPAVGVRSRHEATLETHLETIEAEAHLPDDLAAATRRLWQGGRRREALALLYRGCAEAVAEALQTSVPADATEADCLRSARRLEESRRRRAETIVRAWQYAAYADRYPRDEDFEQLLAGWPAAARGAA; via the coding sequence ATGGAGCTTGAGCGCATCACCGTCGCACTGCGCCCTCGTACCGCGCGCGAGGCGGTCGACCTGGGCGCGGCGATGCTGCGCGCGCATGCCAGGGCGGTGTGGTCGGCCTGGTTCGCCTGCAGCCTGCCGGTGGTGGCGGTGTGCATCGCAGCGGGCTGGTTGCTGCAATGGCCGTGGCTCGCCACCTTGCTGATCTGGTGGCTGCTGCCGCTGTTCGACCGCGTGCCGCTGTACGTGCTGTCGCGCGCGGTGTTCGAGCGCGCGCCACGCTGGCGCGAGACGCTGCGCGGCCAGCGCCAGTGGCCTTGGGGCGGCACCATCGCCGCGGTGACCTGGCGGCGCATCGACAGCCATCGCACGTTGCGTTTCCCGATGGAGCTGCTGGAGGGCCTGCCGTCCAGGCAGCGTCGTGAACGCTGGCGCGTGCTGCGGCGGCCGATCGGCACCGACGCATCGGCCCTGGCCTTCGGCTGCCTGGAGCTGTCGGTGGTGCTGTTCGTGGGCATGTTCCTGTGCGTGGCGCTGTTCATTCCGCCGGAGCTGATGCCCGACTGGCTGCGCGGCTCGATCGGCGGCGTCGCCCGGCGCACGCCGGAGGTGACGGGCGCCTTGATCGCCGCGACGGCCTACGTGGCCTGGAGCGCCATCGAGCCGCTGCATGTGGCCGCCGGTTTCGCGCTCTATCTCAACCGCCGCACGCAATTGGAAGCCTGGGACGTCGATCTGGCCTTCCGCCGCCTGCGCGATCACTGGCTCGCTGCCGGCCGCGGCGCCGCGCTGCTGCTCGCGCTCGCCTGCTTGTGGCCGCACGGCGCCTGGGCGCAGAAGGCGGAGGAACCGCCCGTGCAGATCGAGCACGTATTCGACCAGCCGGTCAGCGCACAGGATCAGCGTTTCGCCGAGGCGTCGGCCGAGGCTTTTCGCGATCCGCGTTTCGGCGGCGAACGCAAGGAACACCGGTGGGTGCCGCGCGAATGGTCTGTCAAGCCGAAGCCGGTGAAGATCGAGCGCATGCCGTTCGAAGGATTCGGCAATGCGGTCGCCATCGGCGTGAAGGGGCTCGTCGCGCTCGTGCTCATCGCCCTGGTGGTGGCCGTCGCGATCTTCCTGTTGCGTCGCGCAAGGCTGCCCGCTGTCGGCGTGCGCTCGCGTCACGAAGCGACGCTGGAAACGCATCTGGAAACGATCGAAGCGGAGGCACACCTGCCCGACGACCTTGCCGCCGCCACGCGCCGCCTGTGGCAGGGCGGGCGTCGCCGCGAGGCGCTCGCGCTGTTGTACCGCGGTTGTGCCGAGGCCGTGGCCGAAGCCTTGCAGACCTCGGTCCCCGCCGACGCCACGGAGGCCGACTGCCTGCGCAGCGCGCGCCGGCTCGAAGAATCCCGCCGGCGGCGCGCGGAAACCATCGTGCGCGCTTGGCAGTACGCCGCGTACGCGGATCGTTATCCGCGCGACGAGGACTTCGAGCAACTCCTCGCCGGCTGGCCAGCCGCGGCAAGAGGTGCCGCATGA
- a CDS encoding RDD family protein, whose protein sequence is MEKEQNWYAAPQAAVADVGGLSASDLEARKASRGQRLAAAILDGVIVGVGTILAVIGGSAASRGDGGVVAIAVGALLILGVFVVNCVLLHQNGQTIGKRVLGLKIVRTNGDRIGLGRIIGMRIIPISLLGAIPYLGGLISLTDSLMIFGNERRCLHDLIADTIVITE, encoded by the coding sequence ATGGAAAAGGAACAGAACTGGTACGCCGCACCGCAGGCCGCGGTCGCCGACGTAGGGGGCCTCTCGGCGTCGGATCTCGAAGCGCGCAAAGCCAGTCGCGGACAGCGGCTCGCCGCCGCCATTCTCGACGGCGTCATCGTAGGTGTCGGCACGATCCTGGCCGTCATTGGCGGCTCCGCCGCCAGCCGTGGCGACGGCGGCGTCGTCGCCATCGCGGTGGGCGCCCTGCTCATCCTCGGTGTATTCGTCGTCAACTGCGTACTGCTGCACCAGAACGGCCAGACCATCGGCAAGCGCGTGCTCGGCTTGAAGATCGTGCGCACCAATGGCGACCGCATCGGCCTGGGCCGCATCATCGGCATGCGCATCATCCCGATCAGCCTGCTCGGCGCGATCCCGTACCTGGGCGGCCTGATCTCGCTGACGGACTCGCTGATGATCTTCGGCAACGAGCGCCGCTGCCTGCACGATCTGATCGCGGACACCATCGTCATCACCGAGTGA
- a CDS encoding DUF4350 domain-containing protein — translation MNRIPPLAIVLAALALLGVIAFFTLFERKEITVTTPSRGEAAYNRFFALERALAKLDVPVSSIATLSPRRVPLAAEDTLVLGAGLERIEVNDAERIAEWVRGGGHLVLSPGPADEASHTPLFEALDMLAPERAGDGCTRLVAEAAASAKEGGNFELCGPRFRLNDEAAENLDAWVGDDRQGYAFARITVGDGQVSLLSNLAPLSNRSLSHLAQQRFAWRLLMPFERDGHVWLLYALDGPSFWLALFTRGWPGLVALTLLLLAWMAARGERLGPLMPAPPLQRRALLEHVQAAGEFLYRRDAGLGLHGLACRAALARVRRLDPASAGLDGQALYERLAERHGIDPAQLARAFQIPANAAAFRDSIATLARLRSRP, via the coding sequence ATGAACCGCATTCCGCCGCTGGCGATCGTGCTGGCCGCACTGGCCTTGCTCGGCGTCATCGCGTTCTTCACCTTGTTCGAGCGCAAGGAAATCACAGTGACCACGCCATCGCGCGGCGAGGCGGCCTACAACCGCTTCTTCGCGCTGGAGCGGGCGCTGGCGAAACTCGACGTGCCGGTCAGCTCGATCGCCACGTTGTCGCCGCGACGCGTGCCGCTCGCCGCGGAAGACACGCTGGTGCTCGGCGCGGGCCTGGAGCGCATCGAGGTAAACGACGCCGAGCGCATCGCCGAATGGGTGCGCGGCGGCGGCCATCTCGTGCTCTCGCCGGGGCCGGCGGACGAAGCCTCCCACACGCCGCTGTTCGAGGCGCTGGACATGCTCGCGCCTGAGCGCGCGGGCGATGGCTGCACGCGTCTCGTCGCTGAGGCGGCCGCTTCCGCGAAGGAAGGCGGCAATTTCGAGCTGTGCGGTCCGCGATTCCGGCTCAATGATGAAGCTGCCGAGAACCTGGATGCCTGGGTGGGCGACGATCGGCAGGGCTATGCGTTCGCGCGAATCACCGTCGGCGACGGGCAGGTGAGCCTGCTTTCCAACCTCGCCCCCCTGTCGAACCGCTCGCTGAGCCATCTCGCGCAACAGCGTTTCGCGTGGCGTTTGCTTATGCCGTTCGAGCGCGACGGACACGTCTGGCTGCTCTACGCCTTGGATGGCCCGTCGTTCTGGCTGGCGCTGTTCACGCGCGGCTGGCCTGGCCTGGTCGCGCTCACGCTGCTGCTGCTGGCCTGGATGGCCGCGCGCGGCGAGCGGCTCGGACCGCTCATGCCCGCGCCGCCGCTGCAACGGCGCGCGCTGCTGGAGCACGTGCAGGCCGCCGGGGAATTCCTCTACCGCCGCGACGCCGGCCTCGGCCTGCATGGCCTGGCCTGCCGCGCCGCGCTGGCGCGCGTGCGCCGGCTGGATCCCGCCAGCGCCGGGCTGGACGGCCAGGCGCTCTACGAACGCCTGGCCGAACGCCACGGCATCGACCCCGCGCAACTGGCGCGGGCTTTCCAGATTCCCGCGAACGCCGCCGCGTTCCGCGACAGCATCGCCACCCTGGCGCGACTCAGGAGCCGCCCATGA